The following are from one region of the Capsicum annuum cultivar UCD-10X-F1 chromosome 1, UCD10Xv1.1, whole genome shotgun sequence genome:
- the LOC107856485 gene encoding uncharacterized protein LOC107856485, with amino-acid sequence MATLLGPLCRGFISQHLDAKSTFNPHEAFPLDKKPHHHHHLLLMKRKKQLIKSINVADVTVTLTSDPPQVDITWQIVVGSLAGVTPFVVAGVEFSKRIVKQRKCEVCGGSGLVLKKKFCKRCPSCGGFLPWQSWRRFFTG; translated from the exons ATGGCTACTCTGTTGGGTCCTCTTTGCAGAGGATTCATCTCACAACATTTAGATGCCAAATCAACATTCAATCCTCATGAGGCCTTTCCATTAGATAAGAAGccccatcatcaccatcatcttcttcttatgAAACGAAAAAAGCAACTAATCAAGTCTATTAACGTCGCCGATGTTACAGTAACACTCACTTCAGATCCACCTCAGGTGGATATCACTTGGCAAATTGTTGTTGGCTCTTTGG CCGGTGTGACACCTTTTGTGGTTGCGGGGGTGGAGTTCAGCAAGAGAATT GTAAAACAGAGGAAATGTGAAGTTTGTGGGGGTTCAGGACTAGTTCTCAAGAAGAAGTTTTGTAAGCGATGTCCTAGTTGTG GCGGATTTCTTCCCTGGCAGTCTTGGAGAAGATTCTTCACTGGTTAA